TGAATAGGGTCTGTCTGGGGCAAAACCGTTATGATATCATCTTGGCCGTCAACGGCCGGACCCCTAAACTGCTCGCATCCGTTCGAACGAGCGGTCTGGACCCAATTTGTTATCCAATGCGGTACCTCACAAACCAGAGGGACTTTGCGGGCGTCCGAACCGCTGTCACGCGCGCGTCAGACACCCTGGCCCACTCGAAAACCTCTTCCGTGTCAGCACCCTCTCTCGCGCGAAGCAGTTGCCACACATTCATGCCGTTCAGCCTCACTCCAGAGCGCCGGCGTCGCATTCATGACGGCATTTAAACAGGTGCGCCGCTTCCCGGTCTCCGCGGCCGTTCAAAGCCGGAGCAACGAGATTGAGCGGGACGGGATGGGAAGGGATAGATATCTACCACATTCCAAACGGGCTGCCCCACCGTTCGTCTTTCGGCATTAAACAGGCGTGCCAGCCAAAAAACCCACTTGAGCATCCTCATTCAAACACCCATCGCTTGGGCTGACCGGTGCCTGTTGTTTATACCTGACCACACCGGCACGATCCGCACCACACCACctctgctcctgctcctcctcacCACACCACCTTCACCATGACAGCGAGCTCTAGCATGTTGTGGCTAGCCTCACGACGGAGAAAATCACGAAATAGTCGCCCTTGCGGTCGGCTAGCAGGGTCGCTGTGTGCGGCGGATAGAGGTTGTCATGCCAGTGAGCTCGTCGGAGGTCTCAGACGATGACCCGACGATGGAGGAGGCCTTCGATGATGAGCCGGGGCCCCTGCCGCGCCGGTCCATGCCGACTTCGCCATGGAGCAGGCGCAGGCGCACTTCAACGCCGTCATGGGGGAGGTGGAGCCGGTGCCAGCGTTCCTGCAGGCGCAGGAGGAGCAACGCTACAACCTCAATCTCCTCGCACATCACCGGCTGGCGGAGGGCCAGATCTATGATGAGTTCACGAGCGAGGAGGCCATGACAACCATGGTGGCGGAAAACCCGAACTTCGTGAGGAGCAGCGAGCGCTCTACGAGGCCGCGTGCAACGCTCGCGCGACGGCCGCAGCCATGGACGCAGGCAACCACGTGTCATTCACGCCGCTAACTAGTCCCGCTGGCGCCACGAGCTAACTAGTCCCGCTGGCGCCACGAGGCTGGCCCATCCACATTCATCGCCAACCTCACCTCCATTGGTGACGGCCAGGTCGCGGACTGCGACAAGGAGTAGGGCATGCGAGACGGCGACACCTCATGTCCCATGTCCTATGCCAGTGACCGCCCGTGGCTCACAGTCGTCGGACGTGAACACAAAGGGGAACAACGAAGGGGTCGGATGTGAACACGAAGGGGAACAACAAGGACTTGGAGGTCAAACGCTTTCTAGGGCTCATGGCTGCCGGTGAAGATTTAGACTAGTTAACTTCCGGATGCTTTTGTTTATTGAAGTATGTCAAAAATGTAATGAATTTAATCCGGTTTAAATGGAAATCGTCCTGTTTGCATGAACATAGTCCAATTTGTTCAAATCAGTTTTGAAATGTATATGGGTATGATTGGATTGCCGACATCAGTGTCCGCATCCACATCCGCAAATTGGTCCGGACCAGTCTGCGGACAAATACAATGTCCGTTTTGAGAGTCTGTTAGCCAATGATGGAACAATCTGATGAATAGTTCCGTTTCAAGGATAAACCTCCCATATTATTATATATAAAAAATCATTCCGCACAAAAGGAAAAGGGTTGCGTGAAATTACATATGCACACGAATCAATCAGGAGGGCCACAGCAAACAGGGCGTTTTCAATCGGCGTCAGTTCAAGGTGCATGCCAGCAAATAGCTGCAGCCCACACCAGGTTCGAGCAACAGTTTCACCAGGTTCGAGCAACGTTGACAGCAACAGTTTCGTCAGTAGCACCGCGAGACGGAGGCCAGAACGGGCGTGTGCTCCTCACACCAGGTTCGAGCCACCATCGCCGGGTCCTGCCGTCATCGGCGCCTCCTCGACGTGCAACGGCTTCTTgtagagctggagcagcagcgaCGAGCAGACGACGCTCACCGACGAGGCGGCCATGCAGGCCCCGGCAAGCCATGGGGGGAGCCGGATGCCCGTGAACGGGAACAGGACGCCAGCAGCGATCGGCATGCCCAGGACGTTGTAGCCCAGGGCCCAGACGTAGTTGAGCCGGATCTTGGCGAGGGTCTTCCGCGAGAGGTCAATGGCGGTGATCACGTCCACCAGGCTGCTCTTCATCAGGACGATGTCGGCAGCCTCAATGGCAACGTCTGTGCCCGCGCCGATGGCCATGCCCACGTCCGCTGCGGCCAGGGCCGGCGAGTCGTTCACCCCGTCGCCGACCATCGCCACCGCCAGTCCTTGCGTCTGTGCGGGAATGGAGTAAGCAGGAATGCAAAATGTAATGCCAGGTAATAATCCCTGCCGAAAAGAGAAAAGACCGTCGTACCTGCAAGTCCTTGATCTTCTCAGCTTTTCCAACTGGATCGATCTCAGCAAATACGGTGCTGATCCCGACTTGCTTTGCTATGGATTTGGCTGTAGCCCAGTTGTCGCCCGTCACCATGATGCTTGTGATGCCCATTGAGCTAAGGTGTGAAATGACGCGTCCTGCCTCAGGCTTCAGAGGATCCGATACGGCAAGAGCTCCGCAGATAACCCTATCGATCGCAACAAGCACACAGGTCCTGGCAAGATCCTCCATTTCAGACATGTATTCCTCCACTTCAGAGCTCATTGGAGCTTCAAATTCTTGCATGAGCCGTTTGTTCCCAACCAAAACCAGCTTGCCTTCAACATTCGCGCTGACCCCTGCCCCTGGATGCACCTCAAAATCTTTGGAATCCATCATATGATCACTCGGAGATCCATACTGTTCTCTGAGCTTCTTTGTGTATTCAACAATAGCCTTTGATAGAGGATGCTCACTGTTTGCCTGACAAAGTCACAATTTTTCAAGTTAAAGAGAAAATTAGAGCCAGACACCCAAAAAAGGAGGAAAAAAAAGTTTATAACAACAGAATAATAATAAGTAGGAACGTATCATATGGTGTCTGCCAACATAAATGCGGAAAATGACAAGTGGTTAACAAACCAACCTCAGCACTGGCAGTTAAATCACACAATTCTAGAAGTGGTATCTTGGAGAAGGTCTTTGTTTGAACAACAGAAGGTTTACCCTTAGTCAGGGTTCCAGTTTTATCAAATATGATAGTTTTAATCTGCAAACAGAGAGATCAAAACGGTGGTCCAGTGTGTGTTAGTATACCACAGTAGAATTTATATGGAGAAGAAAAACATACTCCTTACACTGGAGTCTGTATCGCAcgagcacacacacacacacacacacacacaagctaGCACAAAAAGTTTCAAGATTACCTTGTGAGCTTTCTCAAGTGCATTGCCACCTTTGATAAGAACACCTAGAGAAGCACCTTTTCCAGTAGCAACCATAACAGCAGTTGGGGTAGCTAATCCCAGAGCACACGGGCATGCAACGACTAGGACAGATATTCCAAACTGCAGAGCAAGCTCAAAACTATCCATTGCCTTTGGAATCCATTGCTGAGGGTAGAGGTGAAGTTGCCCGGGTATGAACCAGCCAAGCCATGTAAGAAATGCAGCCACCACAACCTTAAAATGAGAAGAAACAATCAATATGAGAAAGGTTTTCTCTCAAGAGATAGCCTGGCAGCAAATATCATACTAGAACATTTGTACGTATCAAGCAGGGTATGATTTCCCACAATGAACCTACTGTTTACTGCTGGAAAACTAATCAGCTCAGTAAAGAACAAGGTTAAACTAGATAGTTACTAAATCAAATAAACAAATTTGATCTTGACAAGTTCACAAAACAGGAGTATACAATAGAACCCGGGTAGCCAGCCGGTAGCACATACAAGGTCTTCAGCTGAATGCTAGCCGAGTCTAGGCTGACTACTCATATTGGTCATGTACATCACATTTGCATAATGTTGATACCGACAAACTACTACTGTAACCAATTATGAACCACAAGGGTAGGTAATTTCTGACCATGCTCTGATTATGCAAAAGATGATGCAGAGCAACATAGCAGGAGCAAATTTAAGGAGAAAATAACAGATAACTTACAGTTGGAACAAAAAACCGTGAAATCTTGTCTGCCAACCGCTGTACTGGAGCTCTTGCAAGTTGAGCAGCTTCAACTAGCTGGACTATCTGTGACAGAGCCGTCTCTGACCCAACATGGGTGGCCTTAACAATTATGAAACCATTATCGTTTACAGTACCACCAATAACCTTTAAAAAAGACAATTGAAGCATCAGGACAGTACATGATAAATAACATCAGATGAGGCAATCGGAATCCAAAAATACCAACCTTATCTCCCGGTTTCTTTGCAATGGGCCTTGCTTCCCCAGTTATCATACTTTCATTAACATGGCTTTGGCCTTTGATGACAACACCATCAACTGGGACCTTTTCACCAGGGACAATCTTAATGAAATCGTTTCTTTGAAGTAACTGGGTACTGATCTCCACTTCTGAAATGACACTTCCATCCTTTTCCAGTGTGAGAAGTACAGCTGTTTCTGGTGCAAGTTCTGTCAGCTTTGACAAAGCATCTGATGTCTTCCCCTTTGCCACCACCTCAAGGTATTTTCCCAGCAATATAAAAGATACCAACATCGAACTAGTTTCAAAAAGATCTTGCCCTTCAAACGTGTCTGATGTTAGTGCCTTCACAATAATGTACACAGAATAGAAGTACGCAGCATTTGTTCCCAAAGCAACCAGCACATCCATGTTAGAGTACCCTCGCTTCAGTGCATGGTAAGCTCCAACGTAAAATCTGACAATTATCAATACAAAGTGAAATACGTAAGACACATGCTGTAGCATAAGATTGCAGTGAAGAAATTGTAAAGCAGCATCGTTTGACAACTTTTGCAGTACTTCTATCATTCCCAAACAGCATGATACCTTTATATAATTGCATTTTTTGAAACAAAAGAGCTTAACATTTTTTCAGAGAgaaggaatcaacatcaagatgTTGTTGCCAGGTTGAGACTGTACCTCCAACCAATAATGAACTGAACTGGAGAACATAGCAACCACCGCAGTAGCATACCTACCGTCATGTTGTTGTAGATTTTATAAAACAGCCAATCTCCAGAAGGAGGGAGCATGGGCAGAACCATCGCGAACAGGAACACAGGAACTGAAAAGAGGCAACTCCAAAGAAATTGGTTCCTGTAACTCATAATTTCATGGTGGCGTTCTACTTCTCTTTGCTTTGGTGGTGAGTACAAGCTGGCATTAAAGCATTTAGGGGGTTCTGCAGCATCCTGAATGCGCTGAATAAGTAATCGTGGACCAGTGACATCAGGGTCATATGCAACTGTAACTGTTTGACCTGATGTATCCCATTCAACATTATTCACTCCCTCTACAGTTTCCAGTACCGACTGAATGAGTTTGGTGTCTTCTGGAGAACTCACACCCTCAAGTTTTAGATGCATTTTGTTCACATCGTCCCCATAACTAATGAGATCAGCTCCAAATCCAGCATCCTCAATAGCCTCGATTAGTAAATCACGGCTGGTAATATTTGGATCAAAGTGCACCTTGGCTTCCTCTAGGGCAAGCCCCACTGCAGCTTTTTTAACTCCAGGTACCATCAGAAGTGCCCGTTCAATAGATTCAGAACAGCTTGTACATGCCATTCCTTTTATCCGGAGCCTGCATACGGCAATTTCTTGTTCTTGGAGTTCATCGACCTCAAAGTTGATATCCTCAATAGCTTCTTTTATGGTTCTTGCCTGTGAGAACAAGAATCTTAACTGAGAAAATATAGCAAATTATACCAACGGTGCAGCATTTTCGGCATTACTTTGTGGAGAATGCATCAATGCAGACTCGAGTTTACTGAA
The sequence above is a segment of the Aegilops tauschii subsp. strangulata cultivar AL8/78 chromosome 6, Aet v6.0, whole genome shotgun sequence genome. Coding sequences within it:
- the LOC109753985 gene encoding copper-transporting ATPase HMA4, producing MEQNGESHLKEPLLHAADGASAAAARVSPRKERTTRKVMFNVRGMSCGSCAVSIETVVAGLKGVESIQVSTLQGQAVVQYSPEETDARTIKEAIEDINFEVDELQEQEIAVCRLRIKGMACTSCSESIERALLMVPGVKKAAVGLALEEAKVHFDPNITSRDLLIEAIEDAGFGADLISYGDDVNKMHLKLEGVSSPEDTKLIQSVLETVEGVNNVEWDTSGQTVTVAYDPDVTGPRLLIQRIQDAAEPPKCFNASLYSPPKQREVERHHEIMSYRNQFLWSCLFSVPVFLFAMVLPMLPPSGDWLFYKIYNNMTVGMLLRWLLCSPVQFIIGWRFYVGAYHALKRGYSNMDVLVALGTNAAYFYSVYIIVKALTSDTFEGQDLFETSSMLVSFILLGKYLEVVAKGKTSDALSKLTELAPETAVLLTLEKDGSVISEVEISTQLLQRNDFIKIVPGEKVPVDGVVIKGQSHVNESMITGEARPIAKKPGDKVIGGTVNDNGFIIVKATHVGSETALSQIVQLVEAAQLARAPVQRLADKISRFFVPTVVVAAFLTWLGWFIPGQLHLYPQQWIPKAMDSFELALQFGISVLVVACPCALGLATPTAVMVATGKGASLGVLIKGGNALEKAHKIKTIIFDKTGTLTKGKPSVVQTKTFSKIPLLELCDLTASAEANSEHPLSKAIVEYTKKLREQYGSPSDHMMDSKDFEVHPGAGVSANVEGKLVLVGNKRLMQEFEAPMSSEVEEYMSEMEDLARTCVLVAIDRVICGALAVSDPLKPEAGRVISHLSSMGITSIMVTGDNWATAKSIAKQVGISTVFAEIDPVGKAEKIKDLQTQGLAVAMVGDGVNDSPALAAADVGMAIGAGTDVAIEAADIVLMKSSLVDVITAIDLSRKTLAKIRLNYVWALGYNVLGMPIAAGVLFPFTGIRLPPWLAGACMAASSVSVVCSSLLLQLYKKPLHVEEAPMTAGPGDGGSNLV